In the Oceanibaculum nanhaiense genome, CCCATGCCGGCGCTGCATCTCCAGGAATTCGGTCACCGACTGCGCGGCGTGAATCTGGAAGGGCAGGTTCTTCTCGACGGCGAGGTCATAGCTGTCGCGGATCAGCTCCGGCGAGCAGGTGTCGATCTGCGCCGGGCAGACCATGCCGGACAGCCGCCCGGACGGGTGCTGCTTGGCGAGGTCGAGCAGCCGCGCCGCCTTCTCGAAGCCCTTGCGGCCGTTTTCCTTGTTCCAGTCATATTTCAGCTCATGGCCATCGGTCGTGTACCAGCGCGCATCGCGGTACATCGGTGCGATGACGGCACGGATGCCGCTGTCCGCCAGCGTGTCGAGCCAGCCATCAAAGGCGATGGACAGATCGGCGACGGTGGTGCAGCCGCTCATCAGCAGCTCGGCCAGCGCGACCTGCATGCAGGCGGCATAGCCGTCCGGGTCGTTCTCGAAGGTGGAGAGATATTCGTAGAGCGAGGAATGCCAGAAGCCGGGGCTGCGGGTCTCGTCGGTGATGCCCTTGCGCAGCGGCTCGCTGGTCGGGTGTGAATGGACATTGATCATGCCCGGCATGACGACGCGGTTGCGGCCGTCGATCTCGACATCCGCCTTGCCCTCGTAGCCCTTGCCGACATGGGTGATACGGTTGCCCTCGAAGGCGACATCGGCATCGCGCAGATAGACATGCTCGCCTTTCGCCTTGTCAAAGGCCACGACCCAGTCGGCATTGCGGATTACGGTGGTTTCGGTCATCGCATGGACATCCCTAAATGTAAGTACCGCTATCAAGTTGGCCGCAGAATGCCCCGGCAGGCAAGGGGGAATTTCCACGCTGCCATTGACTTCGCGGGCGCGACGGGGCACCTAACGCCCACGTTTCGAAACGCCTGAAGAGCCCCATGACCGACTTCGCGGACATTGTCTCGCGGCGGCGGACCTTCGCGATCATCGCGCATCCGGACGCCGGCAAGACCACACTGACCGAAAAGCTGCTGCTGTTCGGCGGCGCCATCCAGCTTGCCGGCGCCGTGAAGGCGCGCGGCGACGCGCGGCGCGCGCGCTCCGACTGGATGAAGGTGGAGAAGGAGAGGGGCATCTCGGTCACCGTCTCGGTGATGACCTTCGACTATGATGATTGCACCTTCAACCTGCTCGACACGCCGGGACATGAGGATTTCAGCGAGGACACCTACCGCACGCTGACGGCGGTGGATTCGGCCGTCATGGTGATCGACGCCGCCAAGGGCATCGAGGAACAGACCCGCAAGCTGTTCGAGGTCTGCCGCCTGCGCAACGTGCCGATCATCACCTTCATCAACAAGATGGACCGTGAGGCGCGTGACCCGTTCGAGCTGATCTCGGAGATCGAGGAGACGCTGCAGTTGCATGTCACCCCGGCCTCCTGGCCGATCGGCATGGGGCCGGGCTTCCTGGGCTGCTACGACCTGATGAAGGATCAGCTGGTGCTGATGCCGAAGAGCCGCAGCGCGCTCTCCGGCGAGACCGTGACCTGTACCGGGCTGGACGATCCGCAGATCGACAAGCTGTTGCCTTCTTACGCCGCCACGGAGCTGCGCGAGCAGGTGGAGATGGCGCGCGGCCTGATGCCGGAATTCGACATGGAGATGTACCGCGAGGGGCATCTGACGCCGGTTTATTTCGGCAGCGCCGTGAACAGCTTCGGCGTGCGCGAGCTGCTGGACGGGCTGGCGAAGCTGGCCCCGCCGCCGCGCCCGCAGCCGGCGGTTGGCCGCAATATCGATCCGCTGGAGGACAAGGTCAGCGGCTTCGTGTTCAAGATCCAGGCGAACATGGACCCGAAGCACCGTGACCGTATCGCCTTCTTCCGTGTCGCTTCCGGCCATTTCAAGCGCGGCATGAAGCTGAAGCATGTGCGCACCGACAAGCAGGTGAACCTGCACAATCCGCTGCTGTTCCTGGCGCAGGATCGCGAGATCGCCGAGGAGGCGGTGGCCGGCGACATCATCGGCATCCCGAACCACGGCAATCTGCGCATCGGCGACGCGCTGACCGAGGGCGAGAACATCCAGTTCACCGGCATTCCCAGCTTCGCGCCGGAAATGCTGCAGCGGGTGCGCCCGGAAGACCCGATGAAGGCCAAGCATCTGGGCGCGGCGCTGTTGCAGCTGGCGGAGGAGGGGGCGGCCCGCGTGTTCAAGCCGACGATGGATTCGGGCTGGATCGTCGGTGTGGTCGGCGTGCTGCAGTTCGACGTGCTGGCCGACCGTATCCGCACCGAATACGGCATCCCGGTGAAGTTCGAGCAGACCCAGTACATCACCGCGCGCTGGATCGAGACCGACGATCCGCTGGTGCTGAAGAAATTCCGCGACGCCAACGGCTCGACCCTGGCGGAGGATCATGACGGCGATCCCGTCTTCCTCGCGCGCAACAACTGGCACCTCGACACCACCATCGAGCAGAACCCCAAGCTGCGCTTCCTGAAGACCAAGGAAAAGCTGGCTTAGGGCCACATTTAATCGTCATGGTCGGACTTGATCCGACCATCCAGCGAACGGCGAAGCCTCTCTGGACCCTCGGGTCAAGTCCGAGGGTGACGATAATGAATTACTCCGCTGCCACCTGCGCGCGGCGCTGCTGCGTGGCCGATTCGTCCACATCGTAATAGTCGTTCAGCACCACGCCATAGTCGCGTTCCGCCGCCTCGCGGGAGACGAATCCGGCCAGCACATCGGCCGCGACTTCCGCTGCCGGCCGGTCATGGGCGCGGCCGAAACCGCCACCGCCCGGCATCTCCAGCACCAGCGTCTCGCCGCCGGGGATCGGCTGGCGACCCTTCGGCTTCATGCCGAGGCCGCTGTCGCGCTGATACATCTTGCCGACCTGGCCCTCGCCGCCGCCCTTGCGGCCGCGCGGCGGGTGGATCATGCGGTCGAACATCGAGGAAATCGCGAAGGGCGCGCCCTCGGCATGGGTGATGACCATGACCTGCCCGGTGCCGCCGCGATAGCGCCCGGCGCCGCCGGAATCGGTGCGGTATTCCTTCTTCCAGACGATCAGCGGGGCGACCGTCTCGTTGATCTCCACCGGGGTGTTGCGCACGCCGGACGGGAAGGCGGTGGCCGACAAGCCGTCCTTGGTCGGACGCGCGCCGGTGCCGCCGGTATGGAACAGGTTCACGGCAAACGGCGTGGCCTTGCCGTAATCGGCATCGCCGACGAGGCCATGCCCGCCCAGCAGCATCGGGTTCCACAGGCAGGACGTGCCTTCCGCCGGCACCTCGCCGATCACCTGCTCCAGGCAGCCCAGGACCACGTCCGGCAGCATCTGGCCGACGGCATGGCGCGCGGCGACGGCGCAGGGATGCGGCGCGTTCAGGATCGAGCCTTCCGTCGCGGTCACCCGCACCGGCGCCAGCGAGCCGGCATTGTTCGGCACCTTGCCGCCGATGATGCAGCGCACGCCGAAGCTGGCATAGGCCTGGGTATAGGTCAGCGGCACGTTGATGCCATAGGTGGAGACGGCGGAGGTGCCGTCGAAATCCACGTCGATGCCGTCCTCGCCGACTGTCATGGTGGCGACGATGTCGATTGGCTTGTCATAACCGTCGATGCGCATGGCGTTCTTGTAGGTGCCCGGCTTCAGCGCGCGGATCTCATCCAGCATCGCCGCCCGGCTGTGTTCGATGATGTGCTCGCCCAGCGGATCGATGGAGTCCAGGTTGAACTCGCGCATCATATCGACCAGGCGACGGCTGCCGGTCTCGTTGCAGGCGGCCAGCGAATAGAGGTCGCCCTCGACCTGCACCGGCTCGCGCACATTCACCCGCACGATGTGCAGCAGCGATTCATTCATCACGCCGCGCTTGGCCAGCGCCATGATCGGGATGTTGATGCCTTCCTCATAGACCTGCCGCCCGTCGGCCCCGAAGCCGCGCCCGCCGACATCGACGACATGGCTGGTCGAGGCGAACAGGGCGACCATCTTGCCGTCCTTGAAGGTCGGCGTGACGACGGTGAAATCGTGCAGATGGCCGGTGCCGAGCCAGGGATCGTTGGTGACGTAAACGTCGCCTTCCTCCATCGTTTCCGCCGGGAACCGCTCTAGGAAGAAGCCGACCGAGGCCGCCATCGCGTTCACATGGCCGGGCGTGCCGGTGACCGCCTGGGCCAGCATGCGGCCGCGCGCGTCGAACACGCCGGCGGACAGATCGCCGGCCTCGCGCACGGAGGTGGAGAAGGCAGTGCGGATCAGCGCCTGTGCCTGTTCCTCGACGACCGAGAGCAGGCGGTTCCACATGATCTGCAGATGGATCTGGTCGAGCGCGGAATTCTTGGTCATGGGGGCGTCCTTCCTCAGGCTGCCGGCTTGCGGACGAGAACAATATAGTCCAGCTCGTTGATCAGCGCATCGAAGCTCGACGAGACGACGGTGGTGGTCTGCTCCTCGGCGATCAGCGCCGGACCGGGAATTTTCATGCCCGGCTTCAGATCGGGCCGCCAGTAGATGCCGGCCTCGACATGATCGGTCTTCACGGGATCGAAAATCTGCTTGCGGCTCTTCGGTTCCGGGGCGGGCAGGGTGGCCTTCGGCATCGGCACCGGCGCCGGCTTCTCCACCTTCGTGCTGGTGGTCAGCGTCCAGCTCAGGATTTCGATGTCGAGATTGGGGATGGTGCGGCCATACAGCGCCGAATAGGCCTCAGCAAAGACGCTGGCCATATGCTGGGCGTCGGCCTGCGTCAGGTCGCGCACCGGCACATCGACGGCGATCTCGTGGCCCTGGCCGACATAGCGCATATAGGCCTGGCGGATTTCCACCAGATCGGCGGTCGGCGCGCCCTCGCGCACGATGGCCAGCGCCTCTTCCTGCATCTCCTTCAATGTCGCATTGGCGACGGATGAGTCGAACTGCGACAGCTTCATGTGCCGGCTGCGCACCACCTCATAGGCGACCGGCGCCTTCAGGAAGCCCAGCGCCGAGCCGACGCCGGCCCCGGTCGGGATGATGATGGTGTCGATTTCCAGCTTCTCGGCCAGCCGCGCGGCATGCAGCGGGGCGGCGCCGCCGAAGGCGATCATCGCGCGCCGGGCGATATCCTTACCCCATTCGATGGCATGCACGCGCGCCGCGTTCGCCATGTTCTCGTCCACCACCTCGGCGATGCCGAAGGCAGCCAGCGCGTCGCTGAGGTTCAGCTTGCTGCCGATTTCTGCCTGCATCGCGGCCTTCGATTTTTCCGGCGCCAGATGCACGGTGCCGCCGGCAAAGACCGACGGGTCAATGCGGCCCATAACCACATCGGCGTCCGTGACGGTCGGCCGCGTGCCGCCCTGATCGTAGCAGGCCGGGCCGGGGACGGAGCCCGCCGATTCCGGGCCGACGGTGATGCGCTTCATCGTATCGACATGGGCGATGGAGCCGCCGCCGGCGCCGATCTCCACCATCTCGATGACCGGAATGCGGATCGGCAGGCCGCTGCCCTTCATGAAGCGATAGACGCGGTCCACCTCGAAGGTGCGCGAGGCCAGCGGCTGTGCCTTGTCGATCAGGCACAGCTTCGCCGTGGTGCCGCCCATATCGTAGGACACCACCTCGTCCAGCCCGCATTCGGCGGCGATGCGGCTGGCCAGGATGGCGCCGCCCGCCGGGCCGGATTCGACCAGCCGGATCGGGAATTTCATCGCCGTGTCCAGCGCCGTCAGCCCGCCGCCGGAGGTGATCATGAAGAACGGGCAGCCATAGCTCAGTTCGTGCAGCTGCGCCTTCAGCCGGGCGAGGTAGCTGGCCATCAGCGGCTGCACATAGGCATTGGCGCAGGTCGTCGATTGGCGTTCGTATTCGCGCACTTCCGGGCAGACCTCGGAGGACAGCGAGTAGGACAGGTCGGGCAGGGCCTCGCGCAGGATTTCCGCGGTGCGCTGCTCATGCGCCGGGTTGGCATAGGCATGGATGAAGCCGATGGCCACGCTCTCCACGCCGTACTGCTTCAGCACCGGGATCAGGTCGTGGACCGACTGCTCGTCCAGCGCGATCAGCGCCTCGCCCTTCACATTCAGCCGCTCGCGCACCGGCAGGCGCAGATGGCGCGGCACCAGCGGCTTCGGCCGGTCGATATTGATGTCGTACTGCTCGAATCGGTTCTCGTAGGCCATCTCGACGGAGTCGCGGAAGCCCTCGGTGGTCAGCAGCGCGGTCTTGGCGCCCTTGCGCTCGATCAGCGCATTGGTCGCCAGCGTCGTGCCGTGGATGATGATCGACACGTCGGACGGGCTGATGCCGGCCTGCCCGATCACCTTGGCGATGCCGGTCAGCACGCCTTCCTCGGGGGCGGCGGGGGTGGTCAGTACCTTGGTCGTCACCAGCCGGCCGCCGACCTCCAGCGCCACATCGGTGAAGGTGCCGCCGATATCGACGGCGAGACGGGCACCAGCGGAAGAGGAAGCAGTCATGAGGCACTCCGATCAGGCGGGCCGGGAAAGGAAGGAACGGCACGCTACAATCGCCCCCGGAGTTGTGCAACATTGATGACAACTTTAGCCAACCGCTATGTGAAAGGGAGACGAGATGGCGTTGCAGGGCACCGGCATGCTGATCGTGGGAACCGATATTCCCGCCGCCGAGGAGGAGGAGTTCAACCGCTGGTACGACCGCGAGCATGTCGCGGAGCGGGTCGGGATTCCAGGCTTTCTGTCGGCGCGGCGCTACATCGCCGTATCCGCCAGCCCGAAATATATCTCCTTCTATGAGACGGAGGATTTCGCCGTTCTCTCCAGCCCGGCCTACAAGCAGATGCTGGCGAACCAGACCGCCTGGTCGAAGGCGGTGATGGCGAACTTCAAGAATGTGAAGCGCCAGGTTGCCCGCACGACCGCGGGCCTTGGGGCGGGCCTTGGTGGGGCTGCCGCCGTCATTCGCCTGCGCCCCTCGGACAATGATGCGGCCACGGCGCGCGAGGCGCTGAAGGCGGTGCTGGCCGAGCTGGTGACACAGGACGGCACGCTGGCCGCCCATATCATGGAAAGCGACCCGGAGCTGTCCAAGCCGCTGGCCGAGCACAAGGACGCGCCGAAAGACGCCCCGGAAGCGAAAGACTGGATCGTGCTGGTCGATACCACCTCGGCGGAAGTCGCCGCCGCTGCCGCCAAGGCGGTGTCGTTGGCCACGCTGCCGGGGCTTAAGACGATCGACAGCGGTACCTATGCGCTGATGTGGGTGCTTGGCAAGGCGGAGCTGTAAGGTCTTCCCTCGCCCCTTCCGGGGCGAGGGGTACGGTTACATAAACCCCTTCAGGTTCGGTGCCGGCGGCGCGCCGAACAGCTCTTCCATTGCCAGCGCGATGGCGAGTGCCTGTTCTTCCGCGAAGCCGGGGCAGAGCAGCTGCAGGCCAATCGGCAGCCCGCCATCGGTCAGATGCTGGATTGGCGTCGAGGTGCCGGCCTGGCGGAACAGGTTGCCGGGCTGGGTGTTCTGCGTCACCAGCCGGGCGAAATGCCCGCCGACCTCCGGATCGTCCAGATCGGCGACGGGGGCGGCCTGGATCGGCAGGGTCGGCGTGATCCAGCCATCCAGCCCGCCCATGCGCTGCTCGGCGATCTTCTCCAGGTCGCGGGTGCGCCAGATCGCGTGCAGATATTCAGGCGCGGCAATCTCCAGCCCCTGCGCGGCCCGGGAGCCGACAACCGGGTCCATCTTGCGGCGGCCGGCCTTGAAGCGCTTGCGCCCCAGCGCCGCCACCAGCTCGACCGGCAGCACGACCGGGAAGATCTTGGTGCGCTCGGCGGCTTCCGGCACCTCGATATCGACGATGGCAGTGCCGGCCTTGACCAGCTTCTCCAGCGCCTTCTTGGTCGCCTGCGCGACCGGCTTTTCCAGATTATCGAAGAAATAACCCACCGGGCGGCCAAGCCGCAGCCCGTCCAGCGGTGCGGACTGCACCACCGGGCGGCCGGTCAGGCCGGCGA is a window encoding:
- a CDS encoding amidohydrolase family protein: MTETTVIRNADWVVAFDKAKGEHVYLRDADVAFEGNRITHVGKGYEGKADVEIDGRNRVVMPGMINVHSHPTSEPLRKGITDETRSPGFWHSSLYEYLSTFENDPDGYAACMQVALAELLMSGCTTVADLSIAFDGWLDTLADSGIRAVIAPMYRDARWYTTDGHELKYDWNKENGRKGFEKAARLLDLAKQHPSGRLSGMVCPAQIDTCSPELIRDSYDLAVEKNLPFQIHAAQSVTEFLEMQRRHGLTPIQWMDSIGALGEHSIIGHGIFLDHHPWLHWTTRKDLGLLADSGSTVAHCPTVFARRGITLRTFGGYLRAGVNMGIGTDTYPHNFLEEMRCVAMYARVIGESVDDLNTSDVFNAATMGGAKALRQPDIGGIAPGFKADIVLLDARHPAMMPLREPVRSLVYVAGDRAVNDVFVDGNQVVKDGKCLTIDLQAASEALQEAQQRSLKKVSKLDWNGRSADELAPMAYRTVDRLN
- a CDS encoding hydantoinase B/oxoprolinase family protein; this encodes MTKNSALDQIHLQIMWNRLLSVVEEQAQALIRTAFSTSVREAGDLSAGVFDARGRMLAQAVTGTPGHVNAMAASVGFFLERFPAETMEEGDVYVTNDPWLGTGHLHDFTVVTPTFKDGKMVALFASTSHVVDVGGRGFGADGRQVYEEGINIPIMALAKRGVMNESLLHIVRVNVREPVQVEGDLYSLAACNETGSRRLVDMMREFNLDSIDPLGEHIIEHSRAAMLDEIRALKPGTYKNAMRIDGYDKPIDIVATMTVGEDGIDVDFDGTSAVSTYGINVPLTYTQAYASFGVRCIIGGKVPNNAGSLAPVRVTATEGSILNAPHPCAVAARHAVGQMLPDVVLGCLEQVIGEVPAEGTSCLWNPMLLGGHGLVGDADYGKATPFAVNLFHTGGTGARPTKDGLSATAFPSGVRNTPVEINETVAPLIVWKKEYRTDSGGAGRYRGGTGQVMVITHAEGAPFAISSMFDRMIHPPRGRKGGGEGQVGKMYQRDSGLGMKPKGRQPIPGGETLVLEMPGGGGFGRAHDRPAAEVAADVLAGFVSREAAERDYGVVLNDYYDVDESATQQRRAQVAAE
- a CDS encoding hydantoinase/oxoprolinase family protein; protein product: MTASSSAGARLAVDIGGTFTDVALEVGGRLVTTKVLTTPAAPEEGVLTGIAKVIGQAGISPSDVSIIIHGTTLATNALIERKGAKTALLTTEGFRDSVEMAYENRFEQYDINIDRPKPLVPRHLRLPVRERLNVKGEALIALDEQSVHDLIPVLKQYGVESVAIGFIHAYANPAHEQRTAEILREALPDLSYSLSSEVCPEVREYERQSTTCANAYVQPLMASYLARLKAQLHELSYGCPFFMITSGGGLTALDTAMKFPIRLVESGPAGGAILASRIAAECGLDEVVSYDMGGTTAKLCLIDKAQPLASRTFEVDRVYRFMKGSGLPIRIPVIEMVEIGAGGGSIAHVDTMKRITVGPESAGSVPGPACYDQGGTRPTVTDADVVMGRIDPSVFAGGTVHLAPEKSKAAMQAEIGSKLNLSDALAAFGIAEVVDENMANAARVHAIEWGKDIARRAMIAFGGAAPLHAARLAEKLEIDTIIIPTGAGVGSALGFLKAPVAYEVVRSRHMKLSQFDSSVANATLKEMQEEALAIVREGAPTADLVEIRQAYMRYVGQGHEIAVDVPVRDLTQADAQHMASVFAEAYSALYGRTIPNLDIEILSWTLTTSTKVEKPAPVPMPKATLPAPEPKSRKQIFDPVKTDHVEAGIYWRPDLKPGMKIPGPALIAEEQTTTVVSSSFDALINELDYIVLVRKPAA
- a CDS encoding peptide chain release factor 3 — protein: MTDFADIVSRRRTFAIIAHPDAGKTTLTEKLLLFGGAIQLAGAVKARGDARRARSDWMKVEKERGISVTVSVMTFDYDDCTFNLLDTPGHEDFSEDTYRTLTAVDSAVMVIDAAKGIEEQTRKLFEVCRLRNVPIITFINKMDREARDPFELISEIEETLQLHVTPASWPIGMGPGFLGCYDLMKDQLVLMPKSRSALSGETVTCTGLDDPQIDKLLPSYAATELREQVEMARGLMPEFDMEMYREGHLTPVYFGSAVNSFGVRELLDGLAKLAPPPRPQPAVGRNIDPLEDKVSGFVFKIQANMDPKHRDRIAFFRVASGHFKRGMKLKHVRTDKQVNLHNPLLFLAQDREIAEEAVAGDIIGIPNHGNLRIGDALTEGENIQFTGIPSFAPEMLQRVRPEDPMKAKHLGAALLQLAEEGAARVFKPTMDSGWIVGVVGVLQFDVLADRIRTEYGIPVKFEQTQYITARWIETDDPLVLKKFRDANGSTLAEDHDGDPVFLARNNWHLDTTIEQNPKLRFLKTKEKLA
- a CDS encoding DUF4286 family protein produces the protein MALQGTGMLIVGTDIPAAEEEEFNRWYDREHVAERVGIPGFLSARRYIAVSASPKYISFYETEDFAVLSSPAYKQMLANQTAWSKAVMANFKNVKRQVARTTAGLGAGLGGAAAVIRLRPSDNDAATAREALKAVLAELVTQDGTLAAHIMESDPELSKPLAEHKDAPKDAPEAKDWIVLVDTTSAEVAAAAAKAVSLATLPGLKTIDSGTYALMWVLGKAEL